A region of Cucumis melo cultivar AY chromosome 2, USDA_Cmelo_AY_1.0, whole genome shotgun sequence DNA encodes the following proteins:
- the LOC103487460 gene encoding uncharacterized protein LOC103487460, translating into MTAEQVNPKAYPLADAQLTITILDLVQQATNYKQIKKGANEATKTLNRGISEFVVMAADTEPLEILLHLPLLAEDKNVPYVFVPSKQALGRACGVTRPVIACSVTTNEGSQLKSQIQQLKDAIEKLLI; encoded by the exons ATG ACTGCAGAGCAAGTGAACCCCAAGGCGTACCCTTTGGCTGACGCTCAACTTACAATCACCATTCTTGATCTTGTTCAACAAGCTACTAACTACAAGCAAATCAAGAAGGGCGCCAATGAAG CAACCAAGACGCTTAACAGAGGTATATCTGAGTTCGTCGTAATGGCTGCGGATACGGAGCCTCTTGAAATCCTCCTACATCTTCCTCTGTTAGCTGAGGATAAG AATGTGCCCTATGTGTTCGTCCCATCTAAGCAAGCACTTGGCCGAGCCTGCGGAGTTACAAGACCTGTTATAGCTTGTTCTGTGACAACAAACGAAGGAAGCCAATTGAAGTCGCAAATACAGCAACTTAAG GATGCGATCGAGAAGCTTTTGATTTGA